One Desulfovulcanus ferrireducens genomic window carries:
- a CDS encoding secondary thiamine-phosphate synthase enzyme YjbQ gives MDIIYVKTNTREELKDITAEIAGLVKSKGYTNGVLTIYSPHTTAGITINEGADPSVVRDIIVSLRKLIPHSGDYQHLEGNSDAHIKTSLMGPSAQVIVEDGQLCLGTWQKIFFAEFDGPRSRKVWVKWCGC, from the coding sequence ATGGACATCATTTATGTAAAAACCAACACCAGGGAAGAGTTAAAAGACATTACCGCGGAAATTGCCGGACTTGTAAAATCCAAGGGTTACACAAACGGAGTCTTGACCATCTATAGTCCACATACCACCGCGGGAATAACAATCAATGAAGGAGCTGATCCTTCCGTGGTACGAGACATAATCGTCAGCTTGCGCAAACTGATCCCTCACAGTGGCGACTACCAACATTTGGAGGGCAACAGTGATGCCCATATCAAAACCAGTCTCATGGGTCCGTCCGCGCAGGTCATAGTAGAGGATGGGCAACTCTGTTTAGGCACATGGCAAAAAATCTTTTTTGCCGAGTTCGACGGTCCAAGATCCCGCAAAGTGTGGGTTAAATGGTGCGGATGCTAG
- a CDS encoding M48 family metallopeptidase has product MSVEFYLLLIIFILLGHFILNAYLNYLNLKSLDPTLPSEFKDIFDPELYARSQAYTKATTKLELIESFFFLALTILVILSGTFNKLDAFVRSFELSEPLTGLLFFGLIFIIADVLNLPFDLYKIFGLEEKFGFNKVTPSLFIQDKIKAYVLTIILGSLLLWPILVFFQKLTTWAWLFCWLTTICLMLIIQYLAPTFILPLFNKFTPIEDVELKEKILALARKCGFNLKGIYIMDGSKRSTKANAFFTGFGKYKRIALFDTLLNNHSHEEILAILAHEIGHFKNKHIHRNLVMFFLQTGLTFFILNLFIHNEQLTQAIGFSQHSTYAAIFSFALIYPPISLVLGLLANFISRKHEFQADAFAARNTSPEDLIFALKKLSKSNLSNLTPHPLYVFFNYTHPPVLQRIQALKGKEARRL; this is encoded by the coding sequence ATGTCAGTAGAGTTTTATCTTCTTCTAATCATTTTTATACTCCTTGGGCATTTCATTTTGAATGCCTATCTTAACTATCTAAACTTAAAAAGCCTTGACCCAACCCTCCCTTCCGAATTTAAAGATATTTTTGATCCGGAACTCTATGCTCGTTCCCAAGCCTACACCAAGGCCACGACAAAATTAGAACTTATCGAATCATTTTTCTTCCTGGCCTTAACCATCTTGGTTATTCTCTCCGGCACATTTAATAAACTTGATGCCTTTGTGCGCTCTTTTGAGCTGTCCGAGCCTTTAACAGGGCTTTTATTTTTCGGGCTAATTTTCATCATAGCCGATGTCTTGAACCTTCCTTTCGACCTGTACAAAATTTTTGGCCTGGAAGAAAAATTCGGCTTTAACAAAGTGACCCCGTCCTTGTTTATCCAGGACAAAATCAAGGCTTATGTCCTGACCATCATTTTGGGCAGCCTTCTTCTCTGGCCCATTCTTGTATTCTTTCAAAAGCTAACCACCTGGGCCTGGCTTTTTTGCTGGCTGACCACCATCTGTTTAATGCTCATCATCCAGTATCTGGCCCCAACCTTTATTCTACCACTTTTCAACAAGTTCACCCCTATTGAGGATGTGGAACTAAAGGAAAAGATATTAGCCCTGGCCCGAAAATGCGGGTTTAACTTGAAAGGCATCTATATCATGGATGGCTCTAAACGTTCAACAAAGGCCAATGCCTTTTTTACAGGCTTTGGAAAGTATAAACGCATTGCCCTGTTTGATACTTTACTAAATAATCACAGCCATGAAGAGATTCTAGCCATTTTAGCCCATGAAATAGGACATTTCAAAAACAAGCACATCCACAGAAACTTGGTCATGTTTTTTCTCCAGACTGGCTTGACCTTTTTTATTTTGAACCTCTTTATACACAATGAACAGCTAACCCAGGCCATTGGCTTTTCCCAGCACTCAACTTACGCGGCTATTTTTTCCTTTGCTCTTATCTATCCCCCAATCTCCCTTGTTCTAGGCCTTTTGGCAAACTTTATCTCTAGAAAACACGAATTCCAGGCTGATGCCTTTGCGGCTCGAAATACATCGCCGGAGGATTTAATCTTCGCCTTAAAAAAATTGTCCAAATCCAATCTATCCAATCTTACTCCCCACCCTCTATATGTATTTTTTAACTATACACATCCACCTGTGCTACAAAGAATACAAGCTTTAAAAGGTAAAGAGGCTAGAAGGCTTTAG
- a CDS encoding Mut7-C ubiquitin/RNAse domain-containing protein, with protein sequence MPEHIHLFFDQALAFFLKGTGTRVNYLLDRRASIKDIIEALGVPHTEVGKLSLDQEEINFDYLPEGGEKIYVLAHTPPVDVTRPTKLRPVPLSEVKFIVDGNIGKLAMLLRMMGMDTLFEPRLRDEEIALLAHKDGRIVLSRDRGLLKRKNIVYGHLVQALDPDSQLKEVVHLFGLKPKRLFSRCLRCNELLQPIAKEKILHLLEPRTKKYFYKFYRCPGCYKIYWQGSHWDKMKDRLEKIGIEVEDNS encoded by the coding sequence GTGCCAGAACACATTCACCTGTTTTTTGATCAAGCGCTTGCTTTTTTTTTAAAGGGGACCGGAACAAGGGTTAATTATCTTTTAGATCGCCGCGCATCCATCAAGGACATTATCGAGGCGTTAGGTGTTCCGCATACCGAAGTAGGTAAACTGTCCCTTGATCAGGAAGAGATAAATTTTGATTATCTCCCGGAAGGAGGAGAAAAGATCTATGTTTTAGCCCATACTCCTCCTGTTGATGTGACCCGCCCTACTAAATTAAGGCCTGTTCCCTTGTCCGAAGTCAAGTTTATTGTGGATGGCAATATAGGCAAACTGGCCATGCTTTTGCGCATGATGGGCATGGACACACTGTTTGAGCCGAGACTTAGAGATGAAGAGATTGCTCTTTTGGCCCATAAGGATGGACGTATAGTTCTCTCTAGAGATAGGGGGCTCTTAAAAAGAAAAAATATAGTCTATGGACATTTGGTGCAAGCGCTTGATCCGGATAGTCAGTTAAAAGAGGTCGTTCATCTTTTTGGACTAAAACCAAAGCGGCTGTTTTCCCGTTGTCTCAGGTGTAATGAGCTTTTGCAACCCATTGCCAAGGAGAAAATTCTGCATCTTTTGGAGCCAAGGACTAAAAAGTATTTTTACAAGTTTTACCGCTGTCCCGGGTGCTACAAAATCTACTGGCAGGGCTCACATTGGGACAAGATGAAAGATAGGCTGGAGAAGATTGGGATAGAGGTTGAGGATAATTCGTAA
- a CDS encoding MBL fold metallo-hydrolase, which yields MKLRFIARMPNGPGALHRAADIIHKYEGNISRIHYDDRIDPHTAFFEITVHGQEAVENIRSELHRIGYLQESLEPIGFLKFNIFLPNRPGALVEFLNHTTSSKANIAFLDFDEKGKHPDRVTVALTIENSKVIDRLLNDLKNHYRIEILEYDPRGKQLDNTVFYLKFAQELREIIGEAEDTFLLKLIYDINHIVQELTNLRQDPHKVFDSILATGRSLRDTTGAGFYADVQRIQLLDDVQLFCFQLPCGGNIFIINAGDEMAMIDTGFGIYHPDVTTMLQRYGLGDLSKLKHIYITHADADHSGAGGFFSAPSHMHQGSSEVIDRTNRAYGSKIESSILEEVYTKLITLFSNFTPPTRREIFPTQVLDLQNIFPVIQRFSVGPLEFEVLESLGGHTFGHVFYLCRKHGLLFTGDSLINFDSFTEKRKKYATLATILMTSVNVDSDTARKERMALLEIAKEVDKELRPSGRRCLICGGHGAISSLTEDGSALVVPAEYPIEHYTHNS from the coding sequence ATGAAACTTCGCTTCATCGCCCGCATGCCCAATGGGCCCGGAGCCTTGCACCGGGCCGCAGACATCATTCACAAATATGAGGGCAACATCAGCCGCATCCACTATGATGATCGCATTGACCCCCACACTGCCTTTTTTGAAATCACAGTACACGGCCAGGAGGCGGTCGAGAACATTCGTTCTGAGCTTCACAGGATCGGTTATCTGCAAGAATCACTGGAGCCTATCGGGTTTCTAAAGTTTAATATCTTTCTGCCTAACAGGCCGGGTGCACTTGTTGAATTTCTGAACCATACCACCTCAAGTAAAGCCAATATCGCCTTTCTGGACTTTGACGAAAAGGGCAAGCATCCGGACAGAGTCACTGTGGCCCTAACCATAGAGAACAGCAAGGTAATAGACAGGTTACTAAATGACCTTAAAAACCATTATCGTATCGAAATCCTGGAATACGATCCCAGGGGTAAACAACTTGACAATACGGTCTTTTACCTCAAGTTCGCCCAGGAACTGCGGGAAATTATCGGTGAGGCTGAAGATACATTTCTGCTCAAGCTCATCTACGATATTAACCACATAGTGCAAGAACTCACCAACCTCAGACAGGATCCTCATAAAGTTTTCGACAGCATCCTGGCCACGGGAAGAAGCCTGCGGGATACTACTGGAGCAGGATTCTATGCGGATGTCCAAAGGATTCAGCTCCTCGATGATGTACAACTTTTCTGCTTCCAGCTCCCCTGCGGCGGAAATATCTTTATAATCAACGCAGGGGACGAGATGGCCATGATAGACACTGGTTTTGGCATCTATCACCCTGATGTAACCACCATGCTCCAGAGATATGGACTTGGTGATCTGAGCAAGCTCAAACACATATATATAACACACGCAGACGCGGACCACTCCGGCGCAGGTGGCTTTTTTTCCGCTCCATCCCACATGCACCAGGGCTCTTCAGAGGTCATAGACAGAACCAACAGGGCCTATGGTTCCAAAATAGAATCTTCCATTCTGGAGGAAGTATATACTAAATTGATTACCCTCTTTTCCAATTTTACTCCGCCGACAAGGCGAGAGATATTTCCAACCCAAGTACTGGATCTTCAAAATATTTTTCCGGTAATCCAACGTTTTTCAGTAGGGCCTCTGGAGTTTGAGGTGCTGGAGAGCCTTGGAGGTCATACATTCGGTCATGTCTTTTATTTGTGCCGAAAACACGGTCTGCTTTTTACTGGAGACAGTCTAATTAATTTTGATAGCTTCACTGAAAAACGCAAAAAATACGCCACTTTGGCCACGATCCTAATGACCTCAGTAAATGTAGACAGCGATACCGCACGCAAGGAGAGGATGGCCCTTTTGGAAATCGCCAAAGAGGTGGACAAGGAGCTACGGCCTTCCGGGAGAAGATGTCTTATCTGCGGTGGTCACGGTGCTATTTCATCGCTTACAGAAGACGGTTCCGCGCTGGTAGTTCCGGCTGAATATCCGATAGAACACTATACCCACAACAGTTAG
- a CDS encoding sulfite exporter TauE/SafE family protein codes for MMNVQILVMLVSGILVGIGASFTGLGGGFLMVPLLLFLGYSAQKAVGTSFLGIVIISISALIAHNKLANVDYKLGVVLGIGGIIGAQIGARLVEHISTANFKKVFALILFCLAAYLFVKK; via the coding sequence ATGATGAATGTCCAAATATTGGTAATGCTTGTCAGTGGAATTCTGGTAGGAATCGGAGCCTCGTTTACCGGATTAGGAGGCGGTTTTCTGATGGTTCCACTGTTACTCTTCCTTGGCTATTCTGCACAAAAGGCAGTGGGGACATCGTTCCTTGGTATCGTTATCATCTCAATCTCAGCCCTGATTGCACACAATAAACTGGCTAATGTTGATTATAAACTAGGCGTTGTTCTTGGTATTGGAGGGATCATTGGTGCCCAAATCGGGGCACGGCTGGTTGAGCACATCTCCACTGCGAATTTCAAAAAAGTCTTTGCCCTCATTCTCTTTTGCCTGGCAGCATATCTTTTCGTAAAAAAATAA
- a CDS encoding alpha/beta fold hydrolase produces MMLNHTIITLNNIFIRSSTTQNLKGDVWFFHGFGESGLSFIETFSSPLRNNFNIYIPDFPGFGASPLQTSAVSLENSKELILRVLATISKNNKIFIVAHSLGSIIGTWICQELKSQAIGFFNIEGNLTREDAYFSGMARDYEDADKFHKNLLSHIYEKAGNTPALQRYFASICFAQPVALLGWGKSAAAHSEARKSGQEFASLDCAKLYYWGTESTPEATQDFIRKKSIPNKCFGKGSHWPMVEHPEQCYGDILTFLSTALASR; encoded by the coding sequence ATGATGTTGAATCATACTATAATAACACTAAACAATATTTTTATTAGAAGTTCTACAACTCAAAATTTAAAAGGTGATGTATGGTTTTTTCATGGATTCGGGGAATCAGGGCTTAGCTTTATAGAGACATTTTCATCACCACTCAGAAACAACTTCAATATTTACATCCCAGACTTTCCTGGATTTGGTGCAAGTCCTCTGCAAACCAGCGCAGTTTCTCTTGAAAATTCAAAAGAACTCATATTGAGGGTATTAGCAACTATTTCAAAGAATAATAAAATATTTATCGTTGCTCACTCCTTAGGTTCAATAATTGGCACATGGATTTGTCAGGAATTAAAAAGTCAAGCAATAGGATTTTTTAATATCGAAGGGAATCTAACCCGCGAAGACGCTTATTTTTCTGGTATGGCAAGGGACTACGAAGACGCTGATAAGTTTCACAAAAATTTATTGTCACACATTTATGAGAAAGCCGGAAACACACCAGCTCTTCAAAGATATTTTGCAAGCATTTGCTTTGCTCAACCTGTCGCCTTGCTAGGATGGGGCAAGTCCGCAGCGGCGCATAGTGAAGCCCGCAAATCAGGCCAAGAATTTGCCTCTCTCGATTGCGCCAAACTCTACTATTGGGGAACAGAGAGCACACCAGAAGCAACACAGGATTTCATAAGAAAAAAATCAATCCCGAATAAATGTTTTGGGAAAGGTAGTCACTGGCCTATGGTTGAACACCCTGAGCAATGCTATGGGGATATCCTTACTTTTTTATCAACTGCGCTGGCAAGTAGATAA